A genome region from Coprococcus phoceensis includes the following:
- the rpoD gene encoding RNA polymerase sigma factor RpoD has product MEERAIKFEEKLKNLVALGKKKKSILEIQEINEVFSDMELEAEQMEKIFEYLESQNIDVLRISPDTDDADDVEILLTDEDEVDMEKIDLSVPDGISIEDPVRMYLKEIGKVPLLSAEEEIELAKRMAEGDEDAKKRLAEANLRLVVSIAKRYVGRGMLFLDLIQEGNLGLIKAVEKFDYQKGFKFSTYATWWIRQAITRAIADQARTIRIPVHMVETINKLIRVSRQLLQELGREPLPEEIAEELDMPVERVREILKISQEPVSLETPIGEEEDSHLGDFIQDDNVPVPAEAAAATLLKEQLGEVLDTLTDREQKVLRLRFGMNDGRARTLEEVGKEFDVTRERIRQIEAKALRKLRHPSRSRKLRDYLD; this is encoded by the coding sequence ATGGAAGAAAGAGCTATAAAATTTGAGGAAAAATTGAAAAATCTGGTTGCTTTAGGGAAGAAGAAGAAAAGTATTCTTGAGATACAGGAGATCAATGAAGTTTTCTCAGATATGGAGCTGGAAGCAGAACAGATGGAGAAAATATTCGAGTATTTGGAATCGCAGAATATTGATGTACTCAGAATCAGTCCGGACACGGATGATGCAGATGATGTGGAGATTTTGTTGACGGATGAAGATGAAGTTGACATGGAAAAGATTGATTTGTCTGTGCCGGATGGAATCAGCATCGAAGATCCGGTGCGTATGTATCTGAAAGAAATCGGTAAAGTGCCATTGTTGAGTGCAGAGGAAGAAATTGAACTGGCGAAACGGATGGCAGAAGGTGATGAAGATGCGAAAAAGAGGCTTGCAGAGGCAAATCTTCGTCTTGTTGTCAGCATTGCGAAACGCTATGTGGGACGTGGAATGTTATTTCTTGACTTGATTCAGGAAGGAAATTTGGGATTGATCAAAGCGGTTGAAAAGTTTGATTATCAGAAAGGATTCAAATTCAGTACGTATGCGACATGGTGGATCAGACAGGCAATTACGAGAGCGATTGCAGATCAGGCGAGAACCATTCGTATTCCGGTTCATATGGTGGAGACAATTAACAAATTGATTCGCGTATCAAGACAGCTGCTGCAGGAATTGGGGCGTGAGCCGTTGCCGGAGGAGATTGCAGAAGAACTGGACATGCCGGTGGAAAGAGTACGCGAGATTTTGAAGATTTCTCAGGAACCTGTATCTTTGGAAACACCGATCGGTGAAGAAGAGGACAGTCATTTGGGAGATTTTATTCAGGATGACAATGTTCCGGTGCCGGCTGAGGCAGCAGCAGCAACGTTGCTGAAAGAGCAATTGGGAGAAGTGTTGGATACGTTGACTGACAGAGAACAGAAAGTATTGCGTCTTCGTTTTGGTATGAACGATGGACGTGCACGTACATTGGAAGAAGTCGGAAAAGAATTTGACGTCACCCGTGAAAGAATCCGTCAGATTGAGGCGAAAGCGCTTCGAAAACTCCGTCATCCAAGCAGAAGCCGTAAACTTCGTGATTATTTGGATTAG
- the dnaG gene encoding DNA primase yields MYFSEDLIEEVRQKNDIVDVISGYVKLQKKGSSYFGLCPFHNEKSPSFSVSRGKQMYYCFGCGAGGNVFTFIMEYENYSFVEAFKMLAERAGVDIPEVEYSKEAKERADLKATLLEINKLAAKYFYAQLKTEQGKLAHTYLTGRGLSEETITAFGLGYSNKYSDDLYRYLKTKGYKDELLVKAGLISVDERHGAHDKFWNRVMFPIMDVNNRVIGFGGRVMGDAKPKYLNSPETEVFDKSRNLYGLNRARTSRKPYFLICEGYMDVISLHQAGFTNAVASLGTALTTGHASLIKRYVNEVYLTYDSDEAGTRAALRAMPILKEAGITAKIIRMEPYKDPDEFIKNLGTEAFEERINKARNGFLFSLEILEKEYDMNSPEGKTAFHKEAAKRLTMFEEEIERNNYIEAVAEKYRIGYEELKKLVGKMAIQMGQATPAERPKQTANREKQKEDGNLKSQKILLTWLIENEALFAQIKKYIVPEDFTKELYRTVAEILYEQYEAGEVNPAKVMNHFTDEEEHREVAELFHTKIRELTTKEEQEKALKETIIRVKYNSIEFATKMLNPTDIVGLQRLMEAKKSLQDLQKMHISID; encoded by the coding sequence ATGTACTTTTCAGAAGACTTAATAGAAGAAGTAAGACAAAAAAATGATATTGTGGACGTCATTTCCGGATATGTAAAGTTACAGAAAAAAGGAAGTTCTTATTTTGGACTTTGTCCGTTTCACAATGAGAAATCCCCATCTTTTTCAGTCAGCCGCGGAAAGCAGATGTATTATTGCTTCGGATGTGGTGCGGGAGGCAATGTATTTACGTTTATTATGGAATATGAGAATTATTCTTTCGTGGAAGCGTTTAAGATGCTTGCTGAGCGGGCAGGAGTGGATATTCCGGAAGTGGAGTATTCTAAAGAAGCAAAAGAGAGAGCTGATCTGAAGGCGACACTGCTGGAGATCAATAAGCTTGCTGCAAAATATTTTTATGCCCAGTTAAAGACCGAGCAGGGGAAACTGGCACATACCTATTTGACTGGCAGAGGACTGAGTGAGGAGACGATCACCGCTTTTGGTCTGGGATATTCGAATAAATACAGTGATGATCTGTATCGGTATTTAAAGACAAAAGGCTATAAAGATGAACTGCTTGTAAAAGCGGGGTTAATCAGTGTTGATGAAAGGCATGGGGCACACGACAAATTTTGGAATCGTGTGATGTTCCCGATCATGGACGTCAATAACCGGGTGATTGGATTTGGCGGAAGAGTTATGGGAGATGCAAAGCCGAAATATTTGAACTCGCCGGAGACGGAAGTGTTTGACAAGAGCAGGAATCTCTATGGATTGAATCGCGCCAGAACATCCAGAAAACCTTATTTTTTGATCTGTGAGGGATATATGGATGTGATTTCGCTTCATCAGGCAGGATTTACGAATGCGGTTGCATCGCTTGGGACAGCGCTGACTACCGGACATGCATCGCTGATCAAGCGGTATGTGAATGAAGTTTATCTGACCTATGACAGCGATGAGGCCGGAACAAGAGCAGCACTTCGTGCAATGCCGATTTTAAAAGAAGCAGGCATTACAGCTAAGATTATCCGGATGGAGCCGTATAAAGACCCGGACGAGTTTATCAAGAATCTTGGAACAGAGGCGTTTGAGGAGAGGATCAATAAAGCAAGAAATGGATTTTTGTTCTCCCTGGAGATTCTGGAAAAAGAGTATGATATGAACTCACCGGAGGGAAAGACTGCGTTTCATAAAGAAGCAGCAAAACGTCTCACCATGTTTGAGGAAGAGATTGAGCGCAACAATTACATAGAAGCAGTTGCTGAAAAATATCGGATTGGATATGAGGAATTGAAAAAACTGGTGGGTAAGATGGCGATCCAAATGGGGCAGGCGACACCTGCGGAGCGGCCAAAACAGACGGCGAACAGGGAAAAGCAAAAAGAAGATGGGAATCTGAAGTCTCAGAAGATATTACTGACGTGGCTGATAGAGAATGAGGCGTTGTTTGCACAGATTAAAAAGTATATTGTACCGGAAGATTTTACAAAAGAACTTTACCGCACAGTTGCTGAGATTCTGTATGAGCAGTATGAAGCGGGAGAGGTCAATCCGGCAAAGGTGATGAATCATTTTACAGATGAGGAAGAACACCGGGAAGTGGCAGAGTTGTTCCATACGAAGATTCGAGAACTCACCACGAAAGAAGAGCAGGAGAAAGCGTTGAAGGAGACGATTATCCGCGTAAAATACAACAGCATCGAGTTTGCGACAAAGATGTTGAACCCTACGGATATTGTGGGGCTGCAGAGACTGATGGAGGCAAAGAAATCTCTTCAGGACTTGCAAAAAATGCATATTTCTATTGATTAA